Proteins from a genomic interval of Paenibacillus sp. FSL H8-0048:
- a CDS encoding cob(I)yrinic acid a,c-diamide adenosyltransferase — MAIYTRTGDKGETSVIGGRVGKDDVRVEAYGTIDELNCFVGQARSLMEDERFLDIREQLLEIQHELFDCGSDLAFVKLSENRYKVKSEMATRLEGWIDALQAENPELERFILPGGSQLSSVLHVCRTVCRRAERRAVTLGRSAEINPEAVIYLNRLSDYFFALARAANTRLEIAEVEYLRSKKVFRNK, encoded by the coding sequence ATGGCGATCTATACGCGTACGGGGGATAAGGGCGAGACCTCGGTGATCGGCGGCCGGGTAGGCAAGGACGATGTCCGCGTCGAGGCTTATGGCACTATTGACGAGCTGAACTGCTTCGTTGGCCAGGCACGGAGCCTGATGGAAGACGAGCGGTTTCTAGATATCCGCGAGCAGCTGCTGGAGATTCAGCATGAGCTGTTTGACTGTGGATCGGATCTGGCATTCGTGAAGCTGAGTGAGAACCGCTATAAGGTGAAAAGCGAGATGGCCACCCGCCTGGAAGGCTGGATCGATGCGCTTCAGGCCGAGAATCCGGAGCTGGAGCGCTTCATTCTGCCCGGCGGAAGCCAGCTGTCCTCGGTGCTGCATGTCTGCCGGACGGTCTGCCGCCGGGCCGAGCGCCGGGCAGTGACGCTGGGCCGCAGTGCGGAGATTAACCCTGAGGCGGTAATCTATCTGAACCGGCTGTCTGACTATTTCTTCGCTCTGGCCCGTGCTGCCAACACCCGGCTGGAGATTGCTGAAGTAGAATATCTGCGCAGCAAAAAGGTGTTCCGGAACAAATGA
- a CDS encoding class I SAM-dependent methyltransferase, protein MLQAQLLRDPNTYEELKLEGTGAVNPANGRQYPWKHGYLAFMEEADAAGSNRKYLELYNRIARFYRLSNKLYFALKFGGERRYREQFLSSLELRGGQRVLETSVGSGDNFPYLTMKKTGKVKAELYGLDISSGMLRQAVRNLRRWRIEAYLFQGTAERLPFQDNSFDSVYHVGGINVFSDPHAAVLEMIRVAKPGTRLMIADETHKLVKGTYGKVPVVKGYFTEGADLPEMLGLIPPEMLEVTYKEVCKGLMYCITFRKP, encoded by the coding sequence ATGCTGCAAGCACAGCTGCTAAGGGACCCGAATACATATGAAGAGCTTAAGCTGGAGGGCACGGGGGCGGTCAATCCGGCGAATGGACGGCAATATCCGTGGAAGCACGGGTATTTGGCTTTTATGGAGGAAGCGGATGCCGCAGGCAGTAACCGGAAGTACCTGGAGCTGTACAACCGGATTGCCCGCTTCTACCGGCTGTCGAACAAGCTGTATTTCGCGCTGAAGTTCGGCGGAGAACGCCGCTATAGAGAGCAGTTCCTGTCATCGCTTGAGCTGCGCGGCGGTCAGCGTGTACTGGAGACCTCGGTGGGCAGCGGCGATAATTTCCCGTACCTTACCATGAAGAAGACCGGGAAAGTGAAGGCCGAGCTGTACGGGCTGGATATTTCCAGCGGAATGCTGAGGCAGGCGGTGCGTAATCTGCGGAGGTGGAGGATTGAGGCCTATTTGTTCCAGGGGACCGCAGAGAGGCTGCCTTTTCAGGACAACAGCTTTGACAGTGTGTACCATGTAGGCGGAATTAATGTTTTCAGTGATCCGCATGCTGCGGTACTGGAGATGATCCGGGTGGCGAAGCCGGGTACCCGGCTGATGATTGCCGATGAGACGCATAAGCTGGTGAAGGGGACGTACGGGAAGGTGCCGGTGGTTAAGGGATATTTTACAGAGGGAGCGGACCTGCCGGAGATGCTTGGGCTGATTCCGCCGGAGATGCTGGAGGTAACGTACAAGGAAGTGTGCAAGGGCCTGATGTATTGCATTACTTTTCGTAAGCCATGA
- a CDS encoding methyl-accepting chemotaxis protein: MRTFAFILPIFLITLVLVALLSYMYSKSIIQREVKQKMNVQISDISNEINANLSVHSKVPEVLARTLESHAAEFTLDQYRTMLSSALKANPDTYGVGIYFEPGRYDSKLKYFSTYAHRDGGKIVTTEQYNDPEYNYHGQNWYTIGRDHAAFTDPFYDTITGTTMATFAVPFRDTANTLLGVMAGDIDLKTLQSRIEQTKVGNTGWAFLLDKQGNYIAGPDAGKNMQLKITDEKNASLSAAGAEMLQQNQGMVTYADSGGTIQMYYEKLPDTGWTVGLAMPEQELYAPLKGLLRSILLVSCAGLILTVAAVYLYSRYITRKLTRVNEMSQQMAAGDFTGKLEVDSEDEFGNMAGHLNQMITNLSRLLGTIADHSLQVASTSEELMSSANQTNHTTEAIVENIQDLSAGADQQLQSTRESARAMEEMAAGVQRIAEASMDTAAAAGRAAGQAQNGHSIITEAVDRMEEMERTAADASSMITSLSAQSQQIGNIIGLIKGISDQTGMLALNAAIEAARAGEYGRGFSVVAGEVKKLSEQTAEAAGSISTLILEIQQGNRAASDAVLANAGAVQEGSRMVGEAGRLFTDILGGIGEINTQVHEMSASSEQLLAGTEELTSSVAEMAEVARQAAERSQSAAAASEEQLASMEEVAAASTELAKMADGLQQAVAAFKVN, encoded by the coding sequence ATGAGAACATTTGCATTCATCCTGCCCATCTTTCTGATCACGCTGGTGCTGGTCGCTCTGTTGTCGTACATGTATTCCAAAAGCATTATCCAGCGCGAGGTTAAACAAAAAATGAATGTGCAAATATCGGATATTTCTAACGAGATTAATGCGAACTTAAGTGTGCACAGCAAGGTTCCCGAGGTTCTGGCGCGTACGCTGGAAAGTCATGCTGCGGAATTCACACTGGATCAATACCGTACGATGCTGTCAAGTGCGCTGAAGGCTAATCCTGATACATATGGTGTGGGTATTTATTTTGAACCCGGACGGTATGACAGCAAGCTGAAGTACTTCTCCACCTATGCCCACCGGGACGGCGGCAAAATTGTGACAACCGAGCAGTACAATGACCCCGAATATAATTATCACGGGCAGAACTGGTACACCATCGGCAGAGACCATGCAGCGTTTACAGATCCATTCTACGACACCATTACAGGGACAACGATGGCTACGTTTGCTGTTCCTTTCCGGGATACCGCGAATACCTTGCTGGGAGTGATGGCCGGCGATATCGATCTGAAGACGCTGCAGAGCAGGATCGAGCAGACCAAGGTCGGGAATACAGGCTGGGCCTTCCTGCTGGACAAGCAGGGGAATTACATTGCAGGGCCGGATGCTGGGAAGAACATGCAGCTGAAAATAACAGATGAAAAAAACGCAAGTCTGTCCGCAGCGGGAGCAGAAATGCTTCAGCAGAATCAGGGGATGGTAACCTATGCCGATTCCGGCGGGACCATCCAGATGTATTATGAAAAGCTGCCGGATACCGGCTGGACCGTGGGTCTCGCCATGCCGGAACAGGAACTGTATGCGCCGCTTAAAGGGCTGCTAAGGTCTATTCTGCTGGTTAGCTGTGCGGGTCTTATCCTGACGGTAGCAGCCGTATATCTGTATAGCCGCTATATTACCCGTAAGCTGACCCGGGTCAATGAGATGTCCCAGCAGATGGCTGCCGGTGACTTCACCGGGAAGCTGGAGGTAGACAGCGAGGATGAATTCGGCAATATGGCCGGGCATTTGAACCAGATGATTACCAATCTGAGCAGACTCCTGGGGACCATTGCCGATCACTCGCTTCAGGTGGCCTCGACCTCGGAGGAATTAATGTCGAGTGCCAACCAGACCAATCACACAACAGAGGCTATTGTAGAGAATATTCAGGATCTGTCAGCCGGAGCGGATCAGCAGCTTCAGTCCACCCGCGAGTCTGCAAGAGCGATGGAGGAGATGGCCGCCGGTGTGCAGCGGATCGCAGAGGCCTCGATGGACACCGCCGCAGCGGCCGGGCGGGCGGCAGGCCAGGCTCAGAACGGACATTCCATCATTACGGAGGCCGTGGACCGGATGGAAGAGATGGAGCGGACCGCCGCAGATGCTTCAAGCATGATTACCTCTCTTAGCGCACAGTCCCAGCAGATCGGCAACATTATCGGTCTGATCAAAGGCATCAGCGATCAGACCGGTATGCTGGCCTTAAACGCGGCGATTGAGGCTGCCAGAGCGGGCGAATACGGACGGGGCTTCTCCGTGGTGGCCGGTGAGGTCAAGAAGCTGTCCGAGCAGACAGCCGAAGCCGCAGGGTCTATCAGCACCCTGATTCTTGAGATCCAGCAAGGCAACCGGGCAGCATCAGACGCGGTGCTGGCGAATGCCGGTGCTGTACAGGAAGGCTCACGGATGGTTGGCGAGGCCGGGCGTCTGTTCACGGATATTCTCGGCGGTATCGGTGAGATTAACACCCAGGTTCATGAGATGTCTGCCTCCTCCGAGCAGCTACTGGCCGGAACCGAGGAGCTGACCTCTTCGGTGGCAGAGATGGCAGAAGTGGCCAGGCAGGCCGCAGAGCGTTCCCAGAGCGCTGCCGCAGCCTCCGAGGAGCAGCTCGCCTCTATGGAAGAGGTAGCCGCAGCCTCTACCGAGCTGGCGAAGATGGCCGATGGGCTGCAGCAGGCCGTGGCCGCGTTCAAGGTAAACTAA